The Sesamum indicum cultivar Zhongzhi No. 13 linkage group LG6, S_indicum_v1.0, whole genome shotgun sequence genomic interval AACATAGCATGACTAGACATGTTGATAGTTGCAAAAATCTAATTTCCTGCCTTGTAAATCCCATTATTTTCACTACTAAGAATAAGAAGGAATATTAATGATTCTCATTTCATTTGTCTACTTTTActgtcttttttttatgtttttttccaccataatcatataatgagaaagtaaaaaattacaagaacaGATTAAGAGAAGAACTATTAGAGATGGTTATGAAAAACCTATCCTTACTTGCGTGGGCCTAGAGGGTAAAATTGACATTCATTGCTCTTGCTGCTTTTCTTTTACCCACACAAAGTTAAATGAAAACTTTTGTTAATGCTTACTAGTACAAGTAAGAGATGATATGGTTTCTGTTACTAAGTAacttgggaaaaaaaaaaacataacttTCTTGAAATACAAAGCCTTATTTTAGAATGTctatattgaaaaatacaagtttTATATGTGAGactgacaaaataattataaaaacatacCTTTGTGTAACATATCAATCAAGCAAAATGGAgtgtttggctaagtttatttaagacattttatttgtttcataagattttttttaaacttattaaatgttttgattttattttaaaaacaagttttgtgaagtgtttggataaaataaatatatattagtaatgataaatttgtaattaatatgagttaattacaaaaatgcaaaataatatttttttctcagaGATGTTTTGAACTTACACTTTCGCTCTTTTCTGTCTATACCTAATCCCATTCTATTGGaatttggactaaaaatactgacgttagcaaaaaaatgtataaaattttcattttgcaccttatttatcatttaaattaaatttttgtacttataaaagaataaatataatatatatatgaagtgaacttaatattattacatttccACTTTACAagtacaaatttattatatggaaatattaaatgagcggtaaaattaaaaatttgtgtagATTTTTActaatgtaaatattttttgcccCAATCCTAATAAAAAGAGGTCAAGTAtaaacaattttgaaaaatttgtaaGCTCAAACATCCCCTAACACCCAAGTCAAGCTAACTAAATTTAGGAACACAGGCCCAGATCTTACATGAAAAGAGAGCAGTACAAACAAGCTTGACTTGATCAACAGCTAAACATCACAGTTCACTAAGTAGTAAGTACCTTATTAAAGTTTCGTACACGTTACCGTTCCTGTCTTGATTGCACAACCGGGAGTGTATATTCTCACTACAACATAGACCTACTtacagaagaaagaaagatttgGCACAAGCAAGGATTTCAAAGATTTTCAGCCACCATGCCTCCTTCAGCTGGAGCTATCAAAATACGAGTGAGGGTGCTGGAAGTTGTGGACGGGAGAGGAAGTTATGTCGGGCACGTAGGTAGCAGCAGAGTAAGACTGACTATGAGAATTCTTAGGTCAGTAGAGCCCAGATGCTGTGGGTGGAGAAAGAATCTCCGGCACTGCCCAGAATGTATCTGGAGCCTGTGCAATACACTCGTCGCCCTCAAATTCTTGATCAGTGGCTTGTAGGATTGGAGAGTTGTCTGCGTCTCCCTGCTGGAATTTTTCCAAAGGCAAATTAGGTCTGAACGTTGTTGATACTGTAAGAATGTTCCACATTTCTTCCATGTATGATGTTTTATGAAGAACTACTTGAGTGAATCAGAGATGAAGTAATTAGCAGAGGCCTATATGTCACAGAATAGGAAATGAAGTAATACAGTAAAGTAATTCATACCATAGATGAGCTGTTATCCATGAAATTGTAATTCTTATTGTAATCcccaaatccaagaaattCATCCAACAGCCACTGAGAAGTACTTCCAGCTGCAGAACCTCCAGTAAAAGGCAGATCTGCTGATGAAATCCCTCCTACCATGCTAGCTTGGACAGGCAAATGTTTGCTGTGTTGACCACTTGACGATATTGGAGTTGTTCCCTCTGTAGGAGGACGAGTTTCTGCTCCTGAGATCTTCTCATTAGAATGAGAGTGCGTTCTCCCTGAGGATGATGACGATCCAGGTTCAGTAGCTTCGAGGCCTACTTTAACTCCAGTGAGCAAGAACCTCTGATGTCTTGAAACCAAGGTATTCGCCGTGTGTATGGAAAAATCACATTTCCGGCAAAGTAAAGCTCGGTCCTCCAGGCAAAAGAAATAGCCAGTTGTTTCCTGCATAACATTGCAATCAGGTTCCAAAACCTATTGATGGGgtaaacataaaataacaaGCATGCTTTGGCTATAATAACGGACATGGTGCCGTATAATTGGCAATATAAcggtaaaaagaaaaagaaattgattttcatatgATATCTTTAGGCGAAGCAGAGAAATCATTTCAAGCAGTGTATGAGACAGTGACAGTCTAAATGTAGATTAAAAGATTAACCTCCCAAAAGGATAATTAGTCTTGCAGAGCGGCTCATGATAGGCAAACAGCAATAATGCTACAAAACTGACTGATACCTTAATCTCATTTGCAGCAACTCAGAACATAAAATTCATCTAACAGAATACATGTTGTTTACTGCAAGAGATCATGCAGTTGGAAAAGATAAAGCATGAGACGATACATGGAAACTATATGACATTGGAGCAAACACGTGCTTTTTCCCAGCGAACCTAAGTTTCTGGCATGGTGGCATGCGCACATGTTGTGCCCCCCAATCAACCAACCTCACACCCTCACCATTAGAGATTGATACATCGGGGCCCCTCACAACTATGGTACAGTTAGCAcggatttttcacaaaaatggAGCCCTCAACCACAACGTCCGAGAAGACATAGTAACTGGCTCAGCTTACATATTCGATTACTCGAGTCCAAGTATTAAACCAAGCTAAGTTACCTCTGCGACTTTAAAATCGCATGCATTTTCCCCAAGGCTTCATTTGGATGGACGGATTTAGATTCGAATGAGggatttatagaaaaattttcaaattactcCATACTAAATGAGTTAAAAATCCATCACAATGTTACTGAAAATAGCTCAAAATGAGAACGGGAGGATTTCAAATCATCTGAAACatagaattatccaaacaagtGTAgtggatttattattatgaatttgaaattcttaacTCCAAATACATCACTCCAGACAAATAGAAAGAAGATTGTAAAGGCTGAACTGTATGTAAACTCAAAAACTACCTTCACAAATATGTGACTAACAAATGATCAAGAATTCATCACAACAAACTATTCACATATTTGATAAAcaaattaaccaaaattattatctagCAAGATTAGAAGGAAAACTCTCTCCATATCAATGTTAAATGAACACAAGAAAAGGATAAACAAGTGAGAATTGTGTGAAATATCAAAACAGCTCATCATGACTGCACAAATAAGCATCAAAACAATCTCAAACACATCCACCAGAACACTGTACCATCAGTTCCGCcacaacatattaaaaactACTGCAACAATCACCCTCTCAgaatacttattattatgatcaaGATTGTTCAAACAAGCATTCCCATATCCCTGTGAGAAACAAAGAAGATTAACAGTAATCCCACCTCACCCAATGTATCCAATCCCGTTCATCACGGACGGAAGAACTCTAAAACATACAAAAGTTGAAATCTTGaaaagattaaagaaaaacaaaagatcaTCAAACCTGGCAAATATCACACTTGGGCTTCTGCGAAGACGAGTTGGAGAGCTGAACCCTCTGGTGTTTACCGGCGAGCTTGTTTGCGGCGTGCACTATCTGATCGCAGTCCCGACAGAGGGCCGCCTCGTCGGCGCAGCAGAGGAGGTTTGCCTCCGCCACCCCACACACGTTGCACTGAATCTTCATCACTACCAAGACTTATGAGCTTAAAACATGTATATCAACGGAACCACCCCGCGGAAGTTCATGCGACAATCTGAGAAGAACGAGTTAGGCCAGCTGATGGGTGTAGGAAGAGAGTCTGGAAGAGGGTGGGGTGGAGGTGACGGTAGTAAATGAAGTGTAAGAGGAGAAGCGAGGGGGGGACAGTGGAGGGTTAAGAATGTTGCTGATTCTTGGGGGTGCGGTCGGAGCGGTGgcatcttttataatatttgaaaaaattcttaaattatatgatatatgtatatataatcaattattttatttgaattatcaatcaattacataataaatatattatatttattacataactAATTTAGttttcataaaatacaattcaaattaaaaatttcatcacattttgaaataatatttattattttgat includes:
- the LOC105165473 gene encoding B-box zinc finger protein 22-like isoform X1; the encoded protein is MKIQCNVCGVAEANLLCCADEAALCRDCDQIVHAANKLAGKHQRVQLSNSSSQKPKCDICQETTGYFFCLEDRALLCRKCDFSIHTANTLVSRHQRFLLTGVKVGLEATEPGSSSSSGRTHSHSNEKISGAETRPPTEGTTPISSSGQHSKHLPVQASMVGGISSADLPFTGGSAAGSTSQWLLDEFLGFGDYNKNYNFMDNSSSMFFIKHHTWKKCGTFLQYQQRSDLICLWKNSSRETQTTLQSYKPLIKNLRATSVLHRLQIHSGQCRRFFLHPQHLGSTDLRILIVSLTLLLPTCPT
- the LOC105165473 gene encoding B-box zinc finger protein 22-like isoform X2, with amino-acid sequence MKIQCNVCGVAEANLLCCADEAALCRDCDQIVHAANKLAGKHQRVQLSNSSSQKPKCDICQETTGYFFCLEDRALLCRKCDFSIHTANTLVSRHQRFLLTGVKVGLEATEPGSSSSSGRTHSHSNEKISGAETRPPTEGTTPISSSGQHSKHLPVQASMVGGISSADLPFTGGSAAGSTSQWLLDEFLGFGDYNKNYNFMDNSSSMQGDADNSPILQATDQEFEGDECIAQAPDTFWAVPEILSPPTASGLY